CCTTCAATTTGCAATGAGGTGTTCAGATGTTTTTGCACTAATCGCACGGTATTCAACAATTGACTTAATCCTTCCAATGCGTAATATTCACACTGGATTGGGATAATGACTGAATCGGAAGCCGTCAATGAATTGAGCGTCAAAATACCCAGCGATGGTGGGCAATCAATTAGTATATAATCATAATTATGCTTAACGAGTTGAAGCGATCTTTTTAATCTCAACTCACGAGAAATAGTCGGCACCAGTTCAATTTCCGCGCCTGCTAACTGAATGGTTGCCGGAATTATATCTAATCCCTCAACCTGTGTACTGACAATAGCTTCGCTAGGATCAACCTCGTTAATGAGTACATCATAAATACAATTTGCCACATCCGCCTTATTGATACCCACACCGCTGGTTGTATTACCTTGCGGGTCGATATCCACGAGCAATACCCTTTTGCCGAGGGAAGCAAGTCCGGCGCCCAAATTAACGGAAGTAGTTGTTTTGCCTACTCCGCCCTTTTGATTGGCTACGGCTATTATTTTTGACACTTCATTCACCTCATAATTTAATCGGAATCCTGCTACACTCCATACCTGCAAAACGCTCTATGGAGACGTTACTTAGTCCTTATCTTAGGGATAACGGCAATTTCAGAATAGAATTGAGTATGCTGCGGTTTTATTCGGCGTTAGACAGAAAAAGCGGCAATTGCTGCCGCCTGTACGCTTCATCCCTTACTTACGTTTGGGAATTTGAATGACAATCTCATAGTGATCCTCATGATCAGATTCCTTGGTCTTGATATCCAAGCCTGAGCCAGACACCATATCAATGGATTGACGAATTGTATTCAGCGCAAGCCGGACATCCTTGGTAAAGGAAATCCGCTTCGATTTCTTATTAGTGGATACTTGTTTATAAAAGGCAACTCGTGCCTCTGTCTGCTTCACATTGAGTTCCTTGGCAATGACTTCATCTAAAACCTTGTACTGTAGTTCTTCAGTCTCTAATGACAATAATGCACGAGCATGACGCTCGGATACCTTCCGTTCCATTAGAGCCTCTTTCACTCTCTCCGGTAGATGAAGCAGCCGTATCTTGTTAGCAATAGTGGATTGGCTTTTGCCAAGTCGTTGAGCGAGGCTTTCCTGGGTGAGCTGATGTAGATCAATCAGCTTTTGGTAAGCTACAGCCTCTTCAATCGCAGTTAACCCTTCCCGTTGAAGATTTTCAATCAACGCGATGGATGCAGCTTGTGAATCATTAAACTCACGAACAATAGCTGGAATAGATTCCATACCCAGCTTGGTGACAGCTCTCCAACGACGTTCCCCTGCTATAATCTCATATTGCCCATTACGGAAACGAACGACAATCGGTTGAATTACACCATGCGTCTTAATGGTCTGGCATAGCTCATCAATCTTCTCGTCGTCAAATATGGTACGGGGCTGATAAGGACTGCTGACAATATCCCGAACTGGAATTTGTTTTATTTCGTCCCCAGTAGATCGCTCCGTCAAACCAAATAGCTTGGAAAATTGTTCTTTCATTCCGTATAATACCACCTAATTTCATAATAGCACCATACTAACAGCGCTTCGTGAAAAACAGTTCCTTACGCGGATCGTAGACCCTTCTATATGAAACAGCGCCGTAAGCGGGTACACTCCACGTACTCACCCGACATTTGTTGTCCCACTCCCCTATATGTATATCTGAATTCATGGGTATAGGAGCAGTCAACTTACATTAAAACGATTATCTCTATTCTATCACTTTTCCAGCCATAATCCTATCGTCTCTACCAGCTTTTCGGAAGGATCAGAGAATAAATTATGCATCCTCTTTGATCCCCAAATGTAAACAAGAACGCATGTTAGCAAAGAGGCTTTTATGTAAAGAGTCTATCAGCCATAAAAAAAGTGAATGTTTCACGTGAAACATTCACTTTCTTTCAAACATTTACACTAACGGCGCCTTCAAAGGAGTACCCGGCTTACGCGGATATTTCCGTGGTGTCGCCGCTCTTTTCTCAATAATAATCATATGTCTGGCTGCATCTTCAACAGGTAACTGGAAGGCCTGAACATGTTTGATTTTTCCCTTTAGCTCTTTCAAACTGTAAGAAGCTTCCTTGATTTCCTCGGTAGGATCATTGCCCTTCATCGCGGCAAAGTGTCCTCCTTCACGGACAAACGGCAAACAAAATTCATTCAATACGGCGAGACGAGCAACCGCTCTGGCTGTCACTAGATCATAGCTATCACGGTATCCTGGTTTACGCCCCAATTCCTCTGCCCTGCTGTGAACCAGTTCAACATTTTCCAAACCCAACTGCTCTACTACATGGGCCAAGAACTGTATCCGTTTGTTCAACGAATCTACAATAGTCAACTGAATCTGCGGAAAGCATATTTTCAAAGGAATACCTGGAAAACCTGCACCTGACCCAATATCGGCCAGGCTTTCCACATCTTTTAACGGAACATAAAAAGCCAGGGAAAGAGAATCATAAAAATGCTTGGTGTACACTGCATCGCGCTCAGTAATACCCGTCAGGTTCATTTTTTCATTCCACTCAACCAGCACACGGTAATATGCTTCAAACTGCTCTAACTGACTGTCATTAATCACAATACTATGCTCTGCCAGCCGCTGCTTAAATTGCTGTTGTATCGCGTCCATTATGATCCCCTTGCTGCTGTTACGCGGTTATAATGCTCCAGATAAACCAGCAAAATGGAAATATCCGCAGGGGTTACACCCGAAATACGGGATGCCTGACCAATCGACATCGGACGGATCTTTTCAAGTTTCTGCTTGGCTTCAATGGCCAGTCCTTGAACTTCATTGTATACAATATCCTCTGGAAGCTTCTTCTTCTCCATCTTTTGCAGACGCTCCACATGCATCAATTGCTTTTCAATGTAGCCCGCATACTTAATTTGGATTTCCACCTGCTCCTGTTCTTCCTCCGTAAGAG
The Paenibacillus peoriae DNA segment above includes these coding regions:
- the noc gene encoding nucleoid occlusion protein gives rise to the protein MKEQFSKLFGLTERSTGDEIKQIPVRDIVSSPYQPRTIFDDEKIDELCQTIKTHGVIQPIVVRFRNGQYEIIAGERRWRAVTKLGMESIPAIVREFNDSQAASIALIENLQREGLTAIEEAVAYQKLIDLHQLTQESLAQRLGKSQSTIANKIRLLHLPERVKEALMERKVSERHARALLSLETEELQYKVLDEVIAKELNVKQTEARVAFYKQVSTNKKSKRISFTKDVRLALNTIRQSIDMVSGSGLDIKTKESDHEDHYEIVIQIPKRK
- the rsmG gene encoding 16S rRNA (guanine(527)-N(7))-methyltransferase RsmG, which codes for MDAIQQQFKQRLAEHSIVINDSQLEQFEAYYRVLVEWNEKMNLTGITERDAVYTKHFYDSLSLAFYVPLKDVESLADIGSGAGFPGIPLKICFPQIQLTIVDSLNKRIQFLAHVVEQLGLENVELVHSRAEELGRKPGYRDSYDLVTARAVARLAVLNEFCLPFVREGGHFAAMKGNDPTEEIKEASYSLKELKGKIKHVQAFQLPVEDAARHMIIIEKRAATPRKYPRKPGTPLKAPLV
- a CDS encoding ParA family protein, which encodes MSKIIAVANQKGGVGKTTTSVNLGAGLASLGKRVLLVDIDPQGNTTSGVGINKADVANCIYDVLINEVDPSEAIVSTQVEGLDIIPATIQLAGAEIELVPTISRELRLKRSLQLVKHNYDYILIDCPPSLGILTLNSLTASDSVIIPIQCEYYALEGLSQLLNTVRLVQKHLNTSLQIEGVLLTMFDARTNLGIQVIEEVKKYFQSKVYQTIIPRNVRLSEAPSHGQSIITYDPRSRGAEVYIELAKEVVSYE